The Sparus aurata chromosome 10, fSpaAur1.1, whole genome shotgun sequence genome includes the window TAACACTCTGACTTTTAAAGCTTGTAATCTGCTCTGTTAATTAGTattaaaaagacagagagaaatgtgttCTTACCGTGTGGTCTTCCTCTTTGCTCTGTAGAAAAGTTTCACTCTGCCACTGAGATGTGTGATGTAAACTTATTCTGCTTTCGTTTCGTTTCACAAAATGTGCCCATCCCCCCTCTTTCCTCCCCTTCTGCCCTGAACTATGCACTGCACTGATGTGAGCTCAGCCCTGACCACAATGCTGTGTCACAGATCTGTTCAAATGGTGGATTAATGAAGTCAAAGCCAATgtagaaagaagaaacaaaccagATGTAATTTGAAGAAATCACttttaattagattttaaaataaaaaagtaaaaaaaaatacaaaagttaCATCTTTTGAAAAACAGACTCCATCCtatgcatacacacaaacacttattTTATACCCAGAGGACATTAACTGATTTTCCCCTATTATCTTTATAACCAACAACCAAGAAAACGTGAAATATGTACCAACTTGCCTGAAGTCCACgttttacattttgcacatcCTGCaccaattaattgattagttatcTGTTAAATTAATGGCCAACAGTTTTAATAATCGGTTTGTAAGGAAGCCATTTCTGCcagtgaaagtaaaaaacattgatgaaTACATGATTTAAAAAGCTAAAAACCCCAAACTATGACATAAGAAGTCATAATATGAGATAGAAAGTCAAAATTACGTGTTGATTTTCCCCTTTAACATCCGACCAAACACAACGTTTGATTTAAAATTTGAACCCCTCTCATccacaaactcaaacacatTCTTTATGGCATGTCCATGTCCTGCACACattgtttcacagcagaaatgaTTAAAGGATCAGTGTTTTTCTCATCTTGTTTTCTATGCGGACTGAAATAAGGGAAGATCTTTGCATTGAACGAACACTCGGTATACGAGTAGATGTGAGATTGAGCTGTCACATCGTAGAAGGACACAAGACCTTCATCGTAATCCACAAACACTCCGACCTTCTTTGGTTTCTCTTTCAGGGAAAGACGAACTGGTGGAGCTGTAAGGGCTGCGTACTTTTGGTCCTCATAATGTACAATAACCCAGTAACCATCATCTGGGTTGAGGGAGAGTCGCCCTCTGCGGTTTGCGTCATCTCTTGCTACACCAAGATCCCATCCGGTCTTGTTGCTgacctccacctcccagtaggACTTCCCAGAGGTGAACTTGTTGAGCCCCAGGATGCTGGCAAACAGATCAAACCTCTCCGAACCATTATCACCTTCCTtgtcctctcctccatctttaaCTTCCTTACCGTCACCAGAGAGAACAAGGCATCGGTGCGCGGTGGTTGGATCCAGCTTTACATCCACTGTTGGTCACAGGTTGAAATTATTACAAGATCTGAACACAAAAGTCTAATGTTTAAAAGATATCATCAGGAAGAAGCAGATTATTTCACATACCAGTAAACTTTGGAACCCGTTGAAGTTCTGTTAAGTGAAGAAAAGGGTTTTAGATCAGTTAAGTCAACATTAGCTGTGACGTAGTGTCGTCATACTCAAGTTTCGCTCAGGGATCAATAAATTGTTTCCGATTCTGAGATCTGTCTTGGTCTCGTCTCGGTCTCACCCTGTCTTGGTCTTTCTCTCAACTTGGTTTCAACCCCTTGAAGTCTTGGTCTTGTCTCGGTCTTGACAACACTGGACTGAACTCTTACCAATGGAGGTCAGCTTCTCCAGTTCCTGTTGAATTTCTTCTAGCAGAGCATTTACAGTTCTTCTCATGGTGCCAAAAGTCAGAGACGTGTCAAACTCGACCTCTGTCCAGTCTTCAACGTTGTCCATTTCTGGAAGATTTGGGTAACTCTGAGGCagtgaaaaagagaaataaaatgatcaaataagCACCACAGCTCTTCTTCTGTTAAACATCATCTGGAAAGTGGTGctgtcctctcacctgcagGAAATGGATGTGATCCTCAAGCGCAGACATGTCATCCACCACAGAGATGTTCTTCTCAAGCTTGCTGATCTCGGCTTCCAACTCTTCTATGAGGTCTTTTGCCTCTTTCTCCACAGCCTGCCTCCTTTCCTTCAGGGGCTGAAGTGCTGTTTCCTGGGCTCTCTCCACGATGTTAACCACAGCTGTGAACACGGCCTCAATATCCCACCACTCATTCTCCATCTGCTCCTGAAATTGGGAGACAAGCAAGCATTGTCCATTTGATATTGACCTCCATTTTTCTGTCTCATTAGGGGCACTCCAACAGAGTGCTAGACCTCATCATATGGCTGTGATTCATGGGAATGCTTAAGTAAAGCTATCTTCTCCAGACAATATTGGAATAATCTGGCCCAGACATTGTCTAAAGTTACCTTTACCTTTACCTTTACCTttaaaattcagaacattagacaagtgGTCAGagccactctaccaggtactggaggtgtgttgtcgttttgtccacctaaatccaactctaataccctgacacaatttgatccaattaatgacaaaaaccttcaagacattatacagcatttgaagtcttcctcctgcagcctggatattttaccagcagggttcttcaaaaaagtttcagactgcatgatcccagacctgctacagattgttaacacgtctcttctctcaggtgtcttcccccaagccattaagacagcagtcattaaaccactcctgaagaagagaactctagacacatcagtaatgaataactataggcccatttcaaacctcccaattttaagtaaaataattgaaaaagctgtctttcaacagctgaacaattacttaataataaatggctgttttgatgttttccaatcaggatttcgaccacatcacagcactgagacggccctcgttaaggtcttcaacgacattcattcaaacacagacagcggaaaaatctcagtcttagtattactggatctcagtgctgcgtttgacacagtcgaccataatatactactggaccgactggaaaactgggttggactctctggtacaacactaaagtggtttaaatcttatctaaatgagagagattactttgtgtctattggtgactacacatctgaacggatgaaaatgacaagcggagtaccccagggctccattctggggcctctactattcaacatttacatgctccctctagctcaaataatggaaaacaatgaaatttgctaccatagtt containing:
- the LOC115589553 gene encoding probable E3 ubiquitin-protein ligase TRIML1 encodes the protein MASAQASPRENCALENHLTCSICMETFKDPVTTACGHSFCEKCLGCSLANGNKCPLCKKHQNNTPQVNIVLRTVVEQMIKTQHKDDKYTGAPGEVACDICTEQKLKAKKSCLVCLASYCPTHLENHSSTKRLKGHKLVEPVKNLDERACLQHGRPLELYSKKKETCICVSCMDEGQEEVVSTEDAWSNKKAKLENTKTELQEKVKKRRKQVDEINASLQSCKEQMENEWWDIEAVFTAVVNIVERAQETALQPLKERRQAVEKEAKDLIEELEAEISKLEKNISVVDDMSALEDHIHFLQSYPNLPEMDNVEDWTEVEFDTSLTFGTMRRTVNALLEEIQQELEKLTSIELQRVPKFTVDVKLDPTTAHRCLVLSGDGKEVKDGGEDKEGDNGSERFDLFASILGLNKFTSGKSYWEVEVSNKTGWDLGVARDDANRRGRLSLNPDDGYWVIVHYEDQKYAALTAPPVRLSLKEKPKKVGVFVDYDEGLVSFYDVTAQSHIYSYTECSFNAKIFPYFSPHRKQDEKNTDPLIISAVKQCVQDMDMP